A single genomic interval of Cydia splendana chromosome 10, ilCydSple1.2, whole genome shotgun sequence harbors:
- the LOC134794164 gene encoding cAMP and cAMP-inhibited cGMP 3',5'-cyclic phosphodiesterase 10A-like has protein sequence MSMKSFNIKPAANEEEDEKRSKKSNLQSNQTINHKMSKTASLILRKTQSHFLVSSEKLDKATKRVIAPYAQIVRKGLKEERKEGTYLDINRFNVFLEDTVDLDSLLYETAMVLKTVTNSSGAFVYIVNKVNNELILMPKNTKNPARHEVNIPIEEGKMAAAHVASTKEYLVLDDVQRDRRFSSGLHWIDANTALVMPVLQPDGDLYAVLELYRTCAEPYDANVVYTVVSVACWAGAAAHQAAARITLQKTGHLNAELRALLNSYFCNLASIDTMLTDMLAVVKSFMGAMRSSFYIIDRERAELTADMWDDGWAENTAMPRKKTKIDLNADQTPAGLVARTGVCLNVRDAYKDPRFTKEVDPTTGTVVRSCLAMPIMDKKGVIGVVQLTNKKNAKPFEAEDEEIFKVFVSYCSLIVQFYHMHQEKIYHENLNHVYCDLMHVHLKPCRHDFDELIESNGIAIPPNNFNNYNFHISEISKEDMPGLVCYMFSETIMEKMSFDRTQMADFALTVLGCYRPNPYHNAEHAFCFTHTMYMILLTNPGHFDPIETAALLLSGVCHDLDHPGVNNNFLSLTNHPLSQMYRTSLLEYHHYFLAKKLIEDKKIISKLPPADQERLLEEIKYDILCTDLAVYFQVRAQLANVVAEGTFDWKLSTHRNLLKGILMTTSDLSGCCKPFGVAKAITACIYEEFYNQGDKERAMGYTPLSMMDRRRSSNQPAEQIQFLCVVVMPCLLLLQHVFPNTAQLADNCRSTQEYWHEEIEIRGQKLWKQDDSLVSVGRKNTISTNDTPE, from the exons ATGTCGATGAAATCTTTTAATATAAAGCCCGCAGCCAACGAAGAAGAGGACGAAAAAAGGAGTAAAAAGTCCAATCTCCAATCCAATCAAACCATCAACCATAAAATGAGTAAAACTGCAAGCCTAATACTTCGCAAAACGCAGTCGCATTTCTTAG TGTCCTCTGAGAAACTGGACAAGGCCACGAAAAGGGTTATAGCTCCGTACGCACAGATAGTGAGGAAAGGGTTAAAAGAGGAGAGGAAAGAAGGGACATACTTGGATATAAATAGGTTTAACGTGTTCTTGGAAGATACCGTTGATTTGGACTCGCTGCTGTATGAGACTGCTATGGTGTTGAAGACTGTTACTAATAGTTCTG GAGCTTTTGTGTACATTGTGAATAAAGTGAACAATGAACTGATACTGATGCcaaaaaatacgaaaaatcCAGCGAGACATGAAGTCAACATTCCTATTG AAGAGGGCAAGATGGCCGCAGCTCACGTGGCCTCCACCAAGGAATACCTGGTACTAGACGATGTGCAGCGCGACCGGCGCTTCTCCTCGGGCCTTCACTGGATAGATGCTAACACCGCGCTCGTGATGCCAGTACTGCAGCCTGATGGAGATTTATATGCTGTGCTGGAGCTGTATAGGACGTGTGCGGAGCCCTATGATGCG AACGTGGTATACACGGTGGTGAGCGTAGCCTGCTGGGCGGGCGCAGCGGCGCACCAGGCCGCCGCCCGCATCACGCTACAAAAGACCGGCCATCTCAACGCGGAGCTACGCGCTTTGCTCAATAGCTACTTCTGCAACTTGGCCTCTATTGACACAATGCTTACCGACATGTTG GCTGTAGTGAAGTCTTTCATGGGTGCCATGCGGAGCAGCTTCTACATCATAGACCGCGAGCGCGCCGAGCTGACGGCCGACATGTGGGACGACGGCTGGGCAGAGAACACTGCCATGCCCCGcaagaaaactaaaataga CTTGAACGCCGACCAGACCCCGGCCGGCCTAGTGGCACGGACCGGGGTGTGCCTCAACGTGCGAGACGCGTACAAGGACCCTCGATTCACGAAGGAGGTGGACCCTACTACGGGTACCGTCGTGCGATCGTGCCTGGCTATGCCGATTATGGATAAAAAGGGAGTTATTG GAGTTGTCCAACTGACCAACAAAAAGAACGCGAAACCGTTCGAAGCCGAAGACGAGGAGATATTCAAAGTGTTCGTCAGCTACTGTTCTCTCATCGTGCAGTTCTACCACATGCATCAGGAGAAGATCTACCAT GAAAACCTCAACCACGTGTACTGCGACCTGATGCATGTGCACCTGAAGCCGTGCCGACACGACTTCGACGAGCTCATAGAGAGCAACGGGATCGCTATACCGCCGAACAACTTTAACAA CTACAACTTCCATATAAGTGAGATCAGCAAAGAAGACATGCCCGGGCTCGTGTGCTACATGTTCAGTGAAACCATCATGGAGAAGATGAGTTTCGACCGCACGCAAATGGCTGACTTCGCGCTGACGGTGCTGGGATGTTACCGGCCGAACCCTTACCATAACGCAGAACACGCGTTTTGTTTTACGCACACTATGTATATGATACTGCTGACGAACCCGGGACACTTTGATCCTATTGAG ACAGCGGCACTGCTCCTGTCCGGGGTGTGCCACGACCTGGACCACCCAGGCGTCAATAACAACTTCCTCTCGCTCACAAACCACCCGCTCTCGCAGATGTACAGGACCTCGCTATTGGAATACCACCATTACTTCCTAGCCAAGAAGCTTATTGAG gataaGAAAATCATATCAAAGCTGCCGCCAGCCGACCAGGAGCGCCTACTAGAGGAGATCAAATACGACATCCTCTGCACGGACCTAGCTGTGTACTTCCAAGTGAGGGCTCAGCTCGCCAACGTAGTCGCCGAAGGTACCTTCGactggaaactgtccacacacaGGAACCTGCTTAAG GGAATACTTATGACGACAAGTGATCTCTCGGGATGCTGCAAACCATTTGGTGTTGCTAAAGCTATAACGGCTTGTATATACGAAGAATTTTATAATCAA GGTGATAAAGAGCGCGCAATGGGCTACACCCCGCTCAGCATGATGGACCGCAGGCGCTCCTCGAACCAGCCCGCCGAACAGATCCAATTTCTGTGTGTGGTGGTGATGCCCTGTCTGCTCCTGCTCCAACATGTGTTCCCTAACACGGCGCAACTTGCTGATAATTGCAG ATCTACCCAAGAATATTGGCACGAGGAGATCGAGATCCGCGGCCAGAAACTGTGGAAACAGGACGACTCGCTCGTGAGCGTCGGACGTAAGAACACGATTAGCACGAACGACACCCCGGAGTAG